In the genome of Candidatus Moraniibacteriota bacterium, one region contains:
- a CDS encoding ferric reductase-like transmembrane domain-containing protein, which produces MKISTLVFTAAIGALLLAPAATRAADTSDPISYPDGPVLDSDLDGLTDIGETTRFQTDPKNPDSDSDDWYDGTEILAQTDPLDPTSPSATVIVTSDPSSVQVPWVWYVTRASGLIAFAFAWLAIFLGIAVRLPILKDIIRPAYSLSVHYTIAVQTLFFALLHGISFLFDPFIRPTIADAFIPFHIAADKINPLSLALGIMAFYGFIVLVLTSWIKPMIPQRLWRITHFLNIFVYVAVIAHALLLGTDMKVPLYRNIFISANIFLMSLLLMNFALKLANVIRHTITKQQPVPEEIPAGSSNTQTLS; this is translated from the coding sequence ATGAAGATATCTACTCTCGTATTTACTGCCGCTATTGGAGCGCTTCTTCTTGCTCCGGCAGCCACTCGCGCCGCAGACACTTCCGACCCCATATCCTACCCCGACGGACCCGTGCTCGATTCCGATCTCGACGGATTAACCGACATTGGAGAGACGACGCGTTTCCAAACCGACCCGAAAAATCCCGACAGTGACAGCGACGACTGGTACGACGGCACGGAAATACTGGCGCAAACAGATCCGCTCGACCCGACATCGCCGTCGGCGACCGTCATCGTTACCTCTGATCCGTCTTCGGTGCAGGTGCCCTGGGTCTGGTATGTCACGCGCGCTTCGGGACTCATTGCTTTTGCCTTCGCATGGCTCGCCATTTTCCTTGGTATTGCCGTCCGACTTCCCATTCTCAAAGATATCATTCGCCCCGCCTATTCCCTCTCTGTTCACTACACCATTGCTGTTCAGACGCTCTTCTTTGCTCTCCTTCATGGCATAAGCTTCCTCTTTGATCCGTTCATACGGCCAACAATTGCCGATGCATTTATTCCCTTTCATATAGCCGCCGATAAAATCAATCCTCTTTCGCTCGCGCTCGGCATCATGGCATTTTACGGATTTATCGTTCTCGTCCTCACCAGCTGGATCAAACCCATGATCCCGCAACGCCTCTGGCGCATCACACATTTCCTCAACATATTCGTATATGTTGCCGTCATCGCTCACGCGCTCCTTCTTGGCACCGATATGAAAGTCCCACTCTACCGAAACATTTTCATCAGCGCCAATATATTCCTCATGTCGCTTCTCCTCATGAACTTCGCCCTCAAACTCGCCAACGTCATCCGCCACACGATTACCAAACAGCAACCGGTACCGGAAGAAATACCTGCTGGCAGTTCAAACACGCAAACCCTCTCTTGA
- a CDS encoding VTT domain-containing protein encodes MLPGVNLSEFILTIGYIGLFAVIFAETGLFLGFFLPGDSLLFVAGLLASGGVLSLPALLMIVFTAAVLGNVTGYIFGLRVGTSLFSREESVLFKKSHVRRAEEFFNRYGAKTIVLARFMPIVRTFAPILAGVGRMNFREFFFYNVIGGFLWSFGLLLGGFFLGQVVPDVDRYILPIVVIIIILSFLPGILKYRQEKRRMMQDRMNGNNPDTDALV; translated from the coding sequence ATGTTGCCTGGAGTCAATCTCTCGGAGTTTATCCTCACTATCGGGTACATAGGTCTCTTTGCAGTCATATTCGCTGAAACAGGGCTGTTTCTGGGTTTCTTTTTGCCCGGGGATAGCCTCTTGTTTGTGGCGGGGCTTTTGGCAAGCGGCGGAGTGCTTTCTCTCCCGGCGCTTCTTATGATCGTATTTACCGCAGCGGTCTTGGGGAATGTGACCGGGTATATATTCGGGCTTCGCGTTGGGACGTCGCTTTTTAGCCGCGAAGAGTCGGTGCTCTTCAAGAAGTCGCATGTTCGTCGGGCAGAAGAATTCTTTAATCGCTATGGTGCGAAGACTATCGTGCTTGCGCGATTTATGCCGATTGTTCGCACATTCGCGCCGATTCTCGCTGGTGTCGGGCGGATGAATTTTCGCGAGTTCTTTTTCTACAACGTGATTGGCGGCTTTCTGTGGTCGTTCGGACTTTTGCTCGGCGGGTTTTTCTTGGGGCAAGTTGTGCCTGATGTCGACCGATATATTCTCCCGATCGTCGTCATCATTATCATCTTGTCATTTCTGCCAGGCATTTTGAAGTATAGGCAGGAGAAGAGACGCATGATGCAGGACAGGATGAATGGGAATAATCCCGATACGGATGCTCTTGTTTGA
- a CDS encoding DMT family transporter, whose product MSIFFRAVFLSLGAALFSGVNGFLTKAAVSEVGDPVVFTFLKNAIVSLIFFGVFLWFRKSNEIREASSRDKRLLFLIGIVGGGIPFLLYFSGLSMIPAATAVFIHKTLFLWVAMLAVPFLGERVDWLHAFALGLLLFGVLLFQVPVWHSFGLGEVLVLLATILWAVENILAKKVLHHISSLSAMSARMILGSVVIFCWLVLSGKVGIAFSLSWSAWGWTFLTSLLLVGYVSCWYRALSLAPAGFVASLLVPAAFITGALSSIFVTGTISASSLAGWLSLALGIALLSWKVAPLFPKGREHQLLRVPAGRSV is encoded by the coding sequence ATGAGCATTTTCTTTCGGGCGGTTTTTCTTTCGCTTGGAGCGGCTCTTTTTTCGGGGGTGAACGGTTTTCTGACGAAGGCGGCAGTTTCGGAAGTTGGCGATCCGGTTGTGTTTACGTTTTTGAAGAATGCGATTGTGTCTCTGATATTTTTTGGTGTATTTCTTTGGTTTCGGAAGTCGAATGAAATCAGAGAGGCATCTTCTCGGGACAAGCGATTGCTCTTCTTGATTGGCATTGTTGGGGGCGGAATCCCGTTTCTCCTCTACTTTAGCGGGCTGTCTATGATTCCGGCGGCGACGGCGGTGTTTATCCACAAGACGCTTTTTCTTTGGGTGGCAATGCTTGCGGTTCCGTTTTTGGGCGAGCGGGTTGATTGGTTGCATGCTTTCGCTTTGGGGTTGTTGCTCTTCGGTGTCCTATTGTTCCAGGTTCCGGTGTGGCATTCGTTTGGTCTTGGGGAAGTCTTGGTTTTGCTGGCAACGATCTTGTGGGCGGTTGAGAATATTCTCGCCAAGAAAGTTCTCCATCATATCTCGAGTCTCTCCGCCATGAGCGCTCGGATGATTCTCGGTTCGGTAGTTATTTTCTGCTGGCTTGTTCTTTCCGGAAAAGTCGGGATAGCGTTTTCTCTTTCTTGGTCTGCTTGGGGATGGACATTTCTGACGAGTCTTCTTCTTGTGGGATATGTGAGTTGCTGGTATCGCGCACTTTCGCTTGCGCCGGCAGGGTTTGTGGCGAGTCTTTTGGTGCCGGCCGCATTTATTACGGGAGCGCTTTCCTCGATTTTCGTTACCGGAACGATTTCGGCGAGTTCGCTTGCGGGGTGGCTCTCCTTGGCACTTGGTATCGCGCTTCTGTCGTGGAAAGTTGCACCTCTTTTTCCAAAAGGACGGGAGCATCAGTTGCTTCGGGTGCCTGCTGGGCGGAGCGTTTGA
- the rplL gene encoding 50S ribosomal protein L7/L12, translating into MTEEKVEEKKVVAVPEKFAKLVEEIEKMSVLDLSELVKVLEEKFGVSAAAPVMMGGAMPAGAAGGADAPAEKTDFDVELTAAGGQKINVIKAVREITGLGLKESKDLVDGAPKVVKEKVAKADAETMKKKLEEAGATVTLK; encoded by the coding sequence ATGACTGAAGAAAAAGTCGAAGAGAAGAAAGTAGTGGCGGTTCCGGAGAAGTTTGCGAAGCTCGTCGAGGAAATCGAAAAGATGAGCGTCTTGGATCTTTCCGAACTGGTGAAGGTGCTTGAGGAGAAATTTGGCGTGTCTGCGGCGGCTCCGGTGATGATGGGTGGTGCGATGCCGGCGGGTGCAGCGGGTGGTGCGGATGCTCCGGCCGAGAAGACTGACTTCGATGTCGAATTGACTGCTGCCGGTGGTCAGAAGATCAATGTGATCAAGGCGGTTCGCGAAATTACCGGACTCGGACTCAAAGAGTCGAAGGACTTGGTGGATGGCGCGCCGAAAGTAGTGAAGGAAAAGGTGGCGAAAGCGGACGCTGAAACCATGAAGAAGAAGCTCGAAGAAGCTGGTGCTACCGTGACTTTGAAGTAG
- a CDS encoding 50S ribosomal protein L10, giving the protein MQTKKQKEDIVSDVTERARASKSVVFAKYAGLTVKESMELQRELRKSGGSLRVVKKTLLSIALKSVGIQVDARALEGQIVAAFSPDEVTAPKVLVEFAKKHKALVIAAGSLGEKQLSADEVTALSKLPSLLELRAKLAGTLAAPISGFARTLSGNLSGLVRTLQQIAEQKG; this is encoded by the coding sequence ATGCAGACAAAGAAACAGAAGGAAGATATTGTAAGCGATGTCACTGAACGTGCACGCGCTTCGAAGTCGGTTGTGTTTGCGAAGTATGCCGGGCTTACCGTGAAGGAATCCATGGAGCTTCAGCGGGAACTTCGCAAGAGCGGCGGTTCGTTGCGAGTGGTAAAGAAAACGTTGCTCTCAATTGCGCTCAAGTCGGTCGGTATCCAGGTGGATGCTCGTGCGCTTGAGGGGCAGATTGTTGCGGCGTTTTCCCCGGATGAAGTGACGGCGCCGAAGGTGTTGGTGGAATTTGCAAAGAAGCACAAGGCGCTCGTGATTGCTGCCGGATCGCTTGGTGAGAAGCAATTGTCTGCGGATGAAGTGACGGCGCTTTCGAAGCTCCCGTCGCTTTTGGAACTTCGAGCGAAGCTTGCCGGGACGCTTGCGGCTCCGATTTCCGGATTTGCCCGGACGCTCTCGGGAAATCTCTCGGGGTTGGTTCGTACGCTGCAGCAAATTGCCGAGCAGAAAGGTTGA
- the rpsP gene encoding 30S ribosomal protein S16, with protein sequence MLTIRFNRSGRKHRPSYRVVLQEHTVAPGGRHVEVLGSYDPYSKQSVLKRERIQYWIGQGAQPSDTAHNLLVREGVLTEKKRSVKMPKPTVKEAPATEGAKVAEEAPVEKSETEVNA encoded by the coding sequence ATGTTGACGATTCGATTCAATAGATCAGGACGGAAGCATCGGCCGAGTTATCGGGTGGTGCTGCAGGAGCATACGGTGGCGCCGGGCGGGCGGCATGTCGAGGTTTTGGGGAGCTATGACCCGTATTCCAAGCAGTCGGTGTTGAAGCGCGAGCGGATACAGTATTGGATTGGGCAGGGCGCGCAGCCTTCGGATACCGCGCACAATCTCTTGGTCCGAGAAGGAGTTCTCACGGAAAAGAAGCGTTCGGTGAAAATGCCGAAGCCGACCGTGAAAGAGGCTCCGGCAACGGAAGGGGCGAAAGTGGCAGAAGAAGCTCCTGTCGAAAAATCGGAAACAGAAGTGAATGCATAG
- the priA gene encoding primosomal protein N', protein MKHSTEKSSRLIRVVPLIAIAPGKSPFFSYISTENIPRGSVISISFGPKTVRGIVWGEESQEVTHPRKPIRYKTVGKLLAQAFLSKATLLFAERAAQADSIALGTLLLKFLPKTFAKDTEDSTARSEKVRVSQQKISTRKTSPPLTGGQRKAAADILDSQHPYILLFGPSASGKTRVHFECIRELITNSGQTLIIVPDRSLLLQEENRYTHAFDRKSVAVFHSGMKPNERDETVRQVQSGAVRIILGTRSAIFLPFRALKLIIVDDAGAPAYRKQGLALPDDTHRSAQTLASAHHAICLFSASAPSFNLLFTARKSGALVTLPALSDRSLSLQTINLRLERWKKKLSPISEELGNAIAATVARKEQALLFVSREGMNSFSVCAECKAVFRCTTCGKPFSYRAEGDYVCARCKQNAGTTPACPMCGSLAFQHLGAGTERVERDLARRFPYISTVRYDRKNATKKTTLSHLQEFLAGTRDVLITTERGIRGWDLPRLSLIGIIDADALLGSPSWDADERAFQNMLSAIGRTARSDGKKSAPGSVFIQTFHPENPIFSLLAAENLEGFFQTIEDERRLLLYPPFGIITKLTCRLASKIKLSQETDRVYEALQRHAEKSGRTLRISPRSPIRQVIPTLKSHLFQRHILVRQSLSSTKNSASLEDFIASLPREWTRTNE, encoded by the coding sequence ATGAAGCATTCAACCGAAAAATCCTCTCGACTTATCCGCGTTGTCCCACTGATTGCCATTGCCCCGGGGAAATCGCCGTTTTTCTCATACATATCAACCGAGAACATCCCTCGAGGATCCGTGATTTCGATCTCCTTCGGACCGAAAACGGTCCGCGGCATCGTCTGGGGAGAAGAATCCCAAGAGGTAACACACCCGCGAAAACCGATCCGATACAAAACAGTCGGAAAACTCCTCGCGCAAGCATTCCTCTCAAAAGCAACACTCCTCTTTGCCGAGCGCGCCGCACAAGCCGACTCAATCGCCCTCGGCACGCTGCTTCTCAAATTCCTCCCAAAAACATTTGCAAAAGACACAGAGGATAGCACGGCACGCTCCGAAAAGGTGCGAGTATCACAACAAAAGATTTCCACCCGAAAAACATCACCCCCCTTGACCGGCGGACAACGGAAAGCGGCAGCTGATATTCTCGATTCCCAACATCCATACATACTTCTCTTCGGGCCATCAGCATCCGGCAAAACAAGAGTGCACTTTGAGTGTATCAGGGAGCTCATAACAAACAGCGGCCAGACACTCATCATCGTTCCCGATCGATCCCTCCTCTTACAAGAAGAAAATCGCTACACGCATGCGTTTGATCGGAAATCGGTCGCTGTGTTTCACTCGGGCATGAAACCAAACGAGCGAGACGAGACCGTACGCCAAGTGCAAAGCGGCGCCGTCCGCATCATCCTCGGCACGCGGTCGGCGATCTTCCTTCCTTTCCGCGCCCTCAAACTCATCATCGTGGACGATGCCGGCGCGCCAGCATATCGGAAGCAAGGACTCGCCCTGCCTGACGACACACACCGCTCCGCGCAAACACTCGCATCAGCGCATCACGCCATCTGTCTCTTCAGTGCATCGGCACCATCGTTCAACCTCTTGTTCACGGCACGCAAATCAGGAGCGCTCGTCACTCTCCCGGCGCTTTCCGATCGTTCCCTCTCACTCCAAACTATCAACCTTCGACTCGAACGATGGAAGAAAAAGCTCTCTCCCATTTCGGAAGAACTCGGCAATGCCATCGCCGCAACCGTTGCCCGCAAAGAACAAGCTTTACTCTTCGTCTCGCGCGAAGGCATGAATTCTTTTTCTGTCTGCGCAGAATGCAAAGCCGTATTCCGCTGCACAACATGCGGAAAGCCTTTCTCCTACAGAGCGGAAGGCGACTATGTCTGCGCGCGCTGCAAGCAGAACGCCGGAACAACGCCCGCTTGTCCCATGTGCGGATCTCTCGCGTTTCAGCATCTTGGCGCCGGCACCGAGCGTGTCGAGCGGGATCTTGCACGGCGTTTCCCGTATATCAGCACGGTCCGATACGATCGGAAGAACGCCACAAAAAAAACGACCCTGTCTCATCTTCAGGAATTTCTCGCCGGAACGCGAGACGTACTCATCACGACCGAGCGAGGCATACGCGGCTGGGACTTGCCCCGTCTCTCGCTCATTGGTATCATAGACGCGGATGCATTGCTCGGCTCTCCGAGCTGGGATGCGGACGAGAGAGCCTTTCAAAACATGCTTTCCGCAATCGGACGAACCGCAAGAAGCGATGGAAAGAAGTCCGCACCCGGATCAGTTTTCATTCAGACGTTTCATCCGGAGAATCCAATCTTCTCATTGCTCGCCGCCGAAAATCTCGAAGGATTTTTTCAAACAATCGAGGATGAACGCCGACTCCTGCTCTACCCCCCTTTCGGTATCATAACCAAGCTCACGTGCCGACTGGCAAGCAAAATCAAGCTCTCGCAAGAAACAGATCGAGTATACGAAGCACTCCAGCGGCACGCAGAAAAATCCGGTCGAACACTGCGCATTTCTCCGCGATCGCCGATTCGCCAAGTGATACCAACATTAAAGAGTCACCTCTTTCAGCGGCATATTCTTGTCCGGCAATCGCTCTCATCCACAAAAAATTCCGCCAGCCTCGAAGATTTCATAGCCTCACTTCCCCGCGAATGGACACGGACAAACGAGTAG
- the def gene encoding peptide deformylase, with translation MTTILPIVTGRDTEILHRKADRIKDPLSPDIQKLIPVMFDSLRVAEGIGLAAPQIGHSIRLAVIDVEGDRTVLINPKITSYSQEKILFEEGCLSLPKEYFLIERSERVTVRYEDEHGKEIKKRASGLFAIVVQHEIDHLDGILIADRFKSQKKRKQYAL, from the coding sequence ATGACGACCATCCTCCCGATTGTCACCGGCAGAGACACCGAAATCCTTCATCGAAAAGCCGACCGGATAAAAGACCCTCTCTCGCCCGACATCCAAAAGCTCATCCCCGTCATGTTTGATTCCCTTCGCGTCGCCGAGGGAATCGGTCTCGCTGCCCCGCAAATCGGACACTCGATCCGATTGGCAGTCATCGATGTGGAAGGAGATCGTACCGTACTCATTAACCCGAAAATCACTTCCTATTCCCAGGAGAAGATTCTCTTCGAAGAAGGGTGTCTCAGCCTTCCCAAAGAATACTTCCTCATCGAACGTTCCGAACGCGTCACGGTGCGCTACGAAGACGAACATGGCAAAGAGATAAAAAAGCGAGCATCCGGGCTCTTCGCTATCGTCGTCCAGCACGAGATCGATCATCTCGACGGCATCCTTATCGCCGATCGCTTCAAAAGCCAGAAAAAACGAAAGCAGTACGCACTCTGA